A segment of the Fusobacterium sp. JB019 genome:
ATTTCCAAATAATTGGTTTAGTTCTCATGAAGATTCGATTGCTTTTTATCCTATGTATGCTAAAAATAGAAGAGAAGAATTGAAAAAATTTAAAGAATCCTTATTAGGATTAGTTGATTTAGAAAAAATAAAAAAAATAGATTTAAGTTTTAAAAGTTTTGAAAATAAATTTTTAGAAGGGACAGGAAGTTTAGTTTTAGATAGAAAATTTAAGAAAGCATATTGTTGTATTTCTAAAAGATCGAACAAAAAATTATTTCTAAGAACTTGTAAAAAATTAGGCTATAAACCAGTATGTTTTAAAGCTTATCAACAAGGGAGTCCTATTTATCATACGAATGTTTTAATGAGTATAGGTGAAAAAATAGCATTAGTTTGTCTTGAAGCTATAAAGAGTTCTAAAGAGAGAGAAAAAGTAAAAAAAGAATTATTAAGTTCTGGGAAAGAGATTATAGAAATTTCCTTAAATCAAGTTTTAAAATATTTAGGAAATATTTTGGAACTTCAAGGAGAAAATGGAAATTTTATAATTTTATCTGAAACTGCATATAATTCTTTAACAGTAAAACAAAAACAGACTATATTGAAATTCACAAGAATAGTTACCTCTAATGTAGAAACTATTGAGCATTTTGGAGGGGGTTCTGTTAGGTGTATGATAGGAGAACTTTTTTAAGATTAAAAAAAGAAAATAGATATTCCTATAATAGAAATTAGAGCACCTAAAATTTCATATTTTTTAATTTTTTCTTTAAAAAATATTATTGAAATAGGAATTATTAATATTGGACTAGTGGATGAAATAGTAGAGGCTACAGATGCGTTTGAATGTTTAAAAGCTTCAACTAAAGCAGCGATTCCAAATATAGATGTAAAAGTACCACAACATATAAAAAACATATTTCTAGTATTTTTTAAGGCTGAGATTAATTCTTGGCCTTTTTTTTGAGCTAAAATTAAAATACCAAATCCTAAAATTGCAGCAATAAGTCTGATTTGAGTTGTTGCTAGTGAGTCATAGGATGTAGAACCTAGTTTAGTTAAAATAACTCCTAGAGACTGTCCTAAAGTGGCTAAAAAAGCGTATAATAAACCTGTAGGAGAAAAATTAAAAGTGATTTTATTTTCAGAGTTGTTTGGTCTTAAAATGACGATAGCTACTCCTAAACAAGTTATAAATATCGCGGTTAATTGTAATGAGGATAAATGAACTCCTAGAAAGATAAAATCTATTAAAGCAACAATAATAGGAGATAAAGTCATAATCAGCATAGTTATTCTAGCTCCAATTTTTTTGAAAGCTTTAAAAAGAAAAAAAT
Coding sequences within it:
- a CDS encoding arginine deiminase-related protein; translation: MSRQITNRVFMVKPIKFDYNKETAKDNIYQKNNNLKKEEIQKRALKEFELLVDKLKKNGVEVNVFKDTLLPETPDSIFPNNWFSSHEDSIAFYPMYAKNRREELKKFKESLLGLVDLEKIKKIDLSFKSFENKFLEGTGSLVLDRKFKKAYCCISKRSNKKLFLRTCKKLGYKPVCFKAYQQGSPIYHTNVLMSIGEKIALVCLEAIKSSKEREKVKKELLSSGKEIIEISLNQVLKYLGNILELQGENGNFIILSETAYNSLTVKQKQTILKFTRIVTSNVETIEHFGGGSVRCMIGELF
- a CDS encoding DMT family transporter — its product is MNFLGEFLALFTALSWTTSSLIFENIARKIHPQIANFLRVCIGTFMLGIVCLFTKRHLFFPIDVPSNDLGLLLLSGFIGMFLGDFFLFKAFKKIGARITMLIMTLSPIIVALIDFIFLGVHLSSLQLTAIFITCLGVAIVILRPNNSENKITFNFSPTGLLYAFLATLGQSLGVILTKLGSTSYDSLATTQIRLIAAILGFGILILAQKKGQELISALKNTRNMFFICCGTFTSIFGIAALVEAFKHSNASVASTISSTSPILIIPISIIFFKEKIKKYEILGALISIIGISIFFF